A DNA window from Alligator mississippiensis isolate rAllMis1 chromosome 11, rAllMis1, whole genome shotgun sequence contains the following coding sequences:
- the LOC132243998 gene encoding olfactory receptor 14A16-like has protein sequence MAYDRYVAICKPLHYGIIMNRRACIQVATCTWTASVIYSALHTGNTFTIPFCQSNTINQFFCEIPQLLKLSCSGTYLKELAALAFSVCLALGCLVFIVVSYVQIFTAVWRIPSEQGHQKAFSTCIPHLIVVSLFVSTASIAYLKPIHDSPSPLDLLAAVLYCVVPPLMNPIIY, from the coding sequence ATGGCATATGACCGatatgttgccatctgcaagccactgcattatgggataataatgaacaggagagcttgcatccaggTGGCCACCTGTACTTGGACTGCTAGTGTCATCTACTCTGCATtgcacactgggaacactttTACCATACCCTTCTGCCAATCAAataccatcaaccagttcttctgtgaaataccccagctaCTCAAGCTTTCCTGTTCTGGCACATACCTCAAAGAGCTCGCAGCTCTTGCCTTTAGTGTGTGTTTAGCTTTAGGCTGTTTggttttcatcgttgtgtcgtatgttcagatcttcaccgcagtgtggagaatcccctcggagcagggccatcagaaagccttctccacctgcattcctcaccttattgTGGTCTCCCTGTTTGTTTCCACTGCCAGCATTGCCTACTTGAAACCCATCCatgactccccatcccctctggatctcctggcagctgttctgtattgtgtggtgcctccattgatgaatccgatcatctac